Proteins from one Caloramator mitchellensis genomic window:
- a CDS encoding NAD(+)/NADH kinase translates to MNKYGLIVNKSKDKGLVVTKQIVDWFTKKRCNIYLEKDVANSIGFESIGLEDNELFSIADYLIVLGGDGTILSVARRQLPNQKPILGINFGHLGFITEAEKDNMYNAFEKLINNTFSIESRIMLEAKVVRDNKAIKEFVCLNDICITKGTLARIIAVKVFIDDELMETYRGDGVIFSTPTGSTAYSLSAGGPIVCPELEVIIATPVCPHSLNARSIIIGSNRELIVQIQDTNEEVFLTADGQDGFRLQKYDKIIIKQPKYRAKFIKLSNRNFFEVLRRKIKELTI, encoded by the coding sequence ATGAACAAATATGGTTTGATTGTTAACAAATCAAAAGATAAAGGTTTAGTTGTAACAAAACAAATTGTTGATTGGTTTACAAAAAAAAGGTGTAACATTTATCTTGAAAAGGATGTTGCTAATTCTATTGGATTTGAATCTATTGGACTAGAAGATAATGAACTTTTTAGCATAGCTGATTATTTGATTGTCCTCGGAGGAGATGGGACTATTTTATCAGTTGCGAGAAGGCAATTGCCAAATCAAAAGCCAATTTTGGGAATAAACTTTGGGCACCTTGGATTTATTACTGAAGCAGAAAAAGATAATATGTATAATGCATTTGAAAAATTAATAAATAATACTTTTAGTATAGAAAGTAGAATAATGCTTGAGGCTAAGGTAGTTAGGGACAACAAGGCAATAAAGGAATTCGTTTGTTTGAATGATATCTGTATAACAAAAGGGACTCTTGCAAGAATCATAGCAGTAAAGGTTTTTATAGATGATGAACTTATGGAAACGTATAGAGGCGATGGGGTCATATTTTCAACTCCCACAGGTTCAACAGCTTATTCGTTATCTGCAGGTGGGCCAATCGTATGTCCTGAACTTGAAGTCATTATTGCAACACCTGTATGCCCTCATAGTTTAAATGCACGGTCTATTATTATTGGAAGCAATAGGGAACTCATAGTTCAAATACAAGATACAAATGAAGAAGTATTTTTAACAGCTGATGGACAGGATGGATTTAGGCTACAAAAATATGATAAAATAATTATAAAGCAACCAAAATACAGAGCCAAATTTATTAAACTTTCAAACAGAAATTTTTTTGAAGTACTAAGAAGAAAAATTAAAGAACTAACCATATGA
- the spoIVB gene encoding SpoIVB peptidase translates to MKSLYKKTWSFFYIFILIFIFIINQYLAIPTKISASEEDIVQNKIVSNYLKNNYLFRVEKRDKTENKFNLNVKILGLIPFKTMTVSITPEVKLIPGGLPIGVKLNSKGILVVGFSDIETETGYKQSPSAISGIEIGDLIIEAQNKKLKSVYDLASVVKDSNGENIILKISRRNETKQILVTPVKSKKNEYKIGLWIRDSTSGIGTLTYYDPTSNKFGALGHPINDVDTGMLFPISKGTIFNANIISVERGQRGKPGELKGIFVENEKIGEIEKNTICGIYGRLLKAYNNNVYNKAIPIAHQYEVKEGPATILVSIDGNSVKEYEVYIDKVTQQTKPSSKSMIIRITDEELLAKTGGIVQGMSGSPILQNGKLIGAITHVFINRPDMGYGIYIEWMLKEQGYDI, encoded by the coding sequence TTGAAAAGTTTATATAAAAAGACATGGAGCTTTTTTTATATATTTATTTTAATTTTTATTTTTATAATAAATCAATATTTAGCAATACCAACAAAAATAAGCGCAAGCGAAGAAGATATTGTTCAAAATAAAATAGTAAGTAATTATTTAAAGAACAATTATCTTTTTAGAGTTGAAAAAAGGGATAAGACTGAAAATAAGTTTAATTTAAATGTAAAAATATTAGGGTTAATACCTTTTAAAACTATGACAGTTAGCATCACACCTGAAGTAAAATTAATACCTGGTGGTTTACCTATAGGTGTAAAGCTAAACAGTAAAGGGATATTAGTTGTTGGATTTTCCGATATTGAAACTGAAACTGGTTATAAGCAAAGCCCCTCTGCAATTTCTGGAATAGAAATTGGCGATTTGATAATAGAAGCACAAAATAAAAAACTGAAAAGTGTATATGATTTAGCATCTGTTGTAAAAGATAGCAATGGAGAAAATATAATCTTAAAGATAAGCAGAAGGAATGAAACAAAACAAATATTAGTAACCCCGGTAAAATCTAAAAAAAATGAATACAAGATTGGACTATGGATTAGAGATTCAACTTCTGGGATTGGAACACTAACCTATTACGATCCTACTTCCAATAAATTCGGAGCATTGGGACATCCAATCAATGATGTTGATACAGGTATGCTTTTTCCAATAAGTAAAGGAACTATATTTAACGCAAATATAATCTCAGTAGAACGAGGACAAAGAGGAAAACCAGGTGAATTGAAAGGAATATTTGTGGAAAACGAAAAAATAGGAGAAATAGAGAAAAATACGATTTGTGGTATTTACGGAAGATTGTTAAAAGCTTATAATAATAATGTATACAATAAAGCCATACCCATTGCCCATCAATATGAAGTAAAAGAAGGGCCTGCTACAATATTGGTTTCTATTGACGGAAATTCTGTAAAAGAATATGAGGTATATATTGATAAGGTAACGCAACAAACAAAACCGAGTTCTAAAAGTATGATTATAAGGATAACTGATGAAGAATTACTTGCCAAAACTGGAGGAATTGTTCAAGGGATGAGTGGCAGCCCAATATTGCAAAATGGAAAACTAATAGGTGCAATAACACATGTATTTATTAACAGACCTGATATGGGCTATGGGATTTATATTGAATGGATGCTGAAGGAACAAGGATATGACATTTAA
- the spoIIM gene encoding stage II sporulation protein M, with protein sequence MRRRGKIDLPYLFKNNTVIFLLVTFLFTIGIVIGALISKGMNYSDKQDLVVYLNNFFQIINKENVNLFVLFFNSLKSNLIIILLVWIISFTIFGSIIASIATIIKGITLGFTISFLLIGFGWRGFIFFLTGILPQNIFLIPGFLMICANSITYSIKSYKKSRYISNSGDFATYSISLVIFLLLILVGSFVESFISPAIVKGLSAYLTIQ encoded by the coding sequence TTGCGAAGAAGAGGAAAAATTGATTTGCCATATCTTTTTAAAAATAATACTGTTATATTTTTACTAGTGACTTTTTTATTCACAATTGGAATAGTTATTGGAGCTTTGATTTCAAAAGGAATGAATTATTCAGATAAACAAGATTTGGTAGTTTATCTTAACAATTTTTTTCAAATCATTAATAAAGAAAATGTAAATTTATTTGTTCTTTTTTTTAATTCACTTAAATCTAATCTAATTATAATATTATTGGTTTGGATTATTAGTTTTACAATATTTGGTTCAATAATAGCATCAATTGCAACTATAATAAAGGGTATAACGCTTGGATTTACAATAAGCTTTCTTCTAATTGGTTTTGGCTGGAGGGGATTCATATTCTTTTTGACAGGAATTTTGCCACAAAACATATTTTTAATACCTGGATTTCTAATGATTTGTGCAAATAGTATTACCTATTCAATAAAAAGCTATAAAAAAAGTCGATATATTTCAAACTCAGGAGATTTTGCAACTTATTCAATAAGTCTTGTAATATTTTTATTATTAATATTAGTAGGTAGTTTTGTAGAATCATTTATATCCCCTGCTATTGTTAAAGGATTATCTGCATATCTAACAATTCAATAG
- a CDS encoding TlyA family RNA methyltransferase, which translates to MEKERLDILLVQKGYFETREKAKKNIMAGLVFVDGHRVDKSGEKICVDANIEIKGNAFPYVSRGGLKLEKALLQFGINLKDKICIDVGASTGGFTDCMLKNGARKVYSIDVGYGQLAWELRNDSRVVVMERTNIRYVNPEDLNDLADFASIDVSFISLKLVLPSVIKLLNDDGEIVALVKPQFEAGREKVGKKGVVRDKEVHIEVINEVVNAAIENGLNVLSLDFSPIKGPEGNIEYLLYLSKGQKSILNSIKVDEIVNNAHLKLNN; encoded by the coding sequence ATGGAAAAGGAAAGACTTGATATACTTTTAGTTCAAAAAGGTTATTTTGAAACAAGGGAAAAGGCAAAAAAAAATATTATGGCAGGACTTGTATTTGTTGATGGACATAGAGTTGATAAATCAGGTGAAAAAATATGCGTTGATGCTAACATTGAAATAAAAGGCAATGCTTTTCCCTATGTAAGTAGAGGGGGATTAAAGTTAGAAAAGGCATTATTGCAATTTGGAATTAATCTTAAAGATAAGATTTGCATTGATGTTGGCGCATCGACTGGAGGCTTTACTGATTGCATGCTTAAAAACGGTGCAAGAAAGGTGTATTCAATAGATGTAGGTTATGGACAGCTTGCTTGGGAGTTAAGAAACGATTCAAGAGTTGTTGTTATGGAAAGAACAAATATAAGATATGTAAATCCTGAAGATTTGAATGACTTAGCGGATTTTGCTTCAATAGATGTTTCATTTATATCGCTTAAATTAGTATTACCATCAGTTATTAAACTTTTAAATGATGACGGCGAGATAGTAGCTTTAGTTAAACCTCAGTTTGAAGCTGGAAGAGAAAAGGTTGGCAAAAAAGGAGTAGTAAGAGACAAGGAGGTTCATATTGAAGTTATTAATGAGGTAGTTAATGCTGCCATTGAAAATGGTTTAAATGTCTTAAGCCTCGATTTTTCGCCAATAAAGGGCCCAGAGGGCAATATAGAATATTTGCTTTACTTAAGCAAAGGTCAAAAATCAATTTTAAACAGCATAAAGGTCGATGAAATAGTAAATAATGCACATCTTAAATTAAATAATTAA
- a CDS encoding phosphopentomutase → MINRVILMVMDSVGIGELPDAHLYNDQGSDTIGNISKAIGGLNLPNLQLLGLGNIDGIKGIPPVESPNGSYGKALEMSKGKDTTTGHWEIAGLILDKPFPTYPNGFPAEIIQEFEKRIGTRTLGNKPASGTAIIEELGDEHVKTGYPIVYTSADSVFQIAAHEEVIPLDRLYEMCRIAREMLVGEHNVGRVIARPFVGTSGNYKRTSNRRDFALIPHKKTVLNYIQEKGMDVCAVGKIEDIYAEYGITKAVHTKNNMDGVDKTLEYIKEDIRGLIFTNLVDFDMVFGHRNDANGYANALREFDARIPEIINAMKDDDVLIITADHGCDPTTESTDHSREYIPIIIYGKKVKSGVNIGVRKTFADIGKTIADMLNIDADIAGESFANEILAQR, encoded by the coding sequence ATGATTAATAGAGTGATTCTAATGGTAATGGACAGCGTAGGCATTGGCGAATTACCTGATGCTCATTTATACAATGACCAGGGTAGTGACACAATTGGAAATATATCAAAGGCAATTGGAGGGCTTAATTTACCTAATTTGCAATTATTAGGGCTAGGCAATATAGATGGAATTAAAGGTATACCACCTGTTGAAAGTCCTAATGGAAGTTATGGTAAAGCCCTTGAAATGTCAAAGGGTAAAGACACAACTACAGGACACTGGGAAATCGCAGGATTAATACTTGACAAACCTTTTCCTACATATCCAAATGGTTTCCCAGCAGAAATAATACAAGAATTTGAAAAAAGAATTGGAACAAGGACATTAGGCAACAAACCGGCTTCTGGAACAGCAATAATCGAAGAACTTGGCGATGAACATGTTAAGACAGGATATCCTATTGTCTATACTTCTGCAGATAGCGTGTTCCAGATAGCTGCACATGAAGAGGTTATACCTCTTGATAGGCTGTATGAAATGTGTAGAATAGCTCGCGAAATGCTTGTTGGGGAACACAATGTTGGAAGAGTTATAGCTAGACCTTTTGTAGGAACATCTGGAAACTATAAGAGAACTTCAAACAGAAGAGATTTTGCATTGATTCCACATAAAAAAACAGTGTTAAACTATATTCAAGAAAAAGGAATGGATGTCTGTGCAGTAGGCAAAATAGAAGATATCTATGCTGAATATGGTATAACAAAGGCTGTTCACACTAAAAATAACATGGATGGAGTAGACAAGACATTAGAATATATCAAGGAGGATATAAGGGGGTTAATATTCACTAACCTTGTAGATTTCGATATGGTATTTGGTCATAGAAATGACGCTAATGGATATGCAAACGCACTTAGGGAATTTGACGCGAGAATACCTGAAATAATAAATGCAATGAAGGATGATGACGTTTTAATAATAACTGCTGACCATGGATGCGACCCAACAACCGAAAGCACCGATCATTCAAGGGAATATATTCCAATAATAATATATGGAAAAAAAGTAAAAAGCGGAGTTAACATAGGCGTAAGAAAAACATTTGCAGATATTGGAAAAACTATAGCGGATATGTTAAACATAGATGCAGATATAGCTGGCGAAAGTTTTGCAAATGAAATACTTGCTCAGAGGTGA
- the recN gene encoding DNA repair protein RecN translates to MLLELHIKNFALIDAVDLDFSEGLNILTGETGAGKSILIDSINFLLGEKIGKDVIRKSCDFTFVEGVFEIKSEQLKSIMQDLGIDDDEYVVISREMTKNGKNVARINGKTVTVNMLRKISKFLIDIHGQHEHQSLLDENTHLDILDAFCGEEFHKIKMEYKKTYDELVYIDEKINELKKEEQLKLQKMDILSFQINEIASAQLKLGEDEELSKRRNILINSEKIYNTIASSYAQLYQREEGSSAYDEIAMSISQLENITKYDENILNIKNELEEIYYKLEDIISKLRNYRDKVEFNQEELNVIEERLDLINKLKRKYGNTIEEIINYYDKIVEEYSTIEKSEEILDELNKKYDKLLSEITILADKMSLKRKETAAKLSASIENELRYLGMEKAKFNVEVSQLEKIQSSGMDKVVFLFSANPGEQLRKLNKVASGGEMSRIMLAIKTVIAEIDKIPTLIFDEIDTGISGRTAQSVAEKMSVISKGHQVLCVTHLPQIASMSDRHFKIHKMVYNENTITKVTKLNIDEQVEEIARMVGGALVTELTKEHAKEMLTIAFELKNRIKAAN, encoded by the coding sequence ATGCTCCTTGAACTTCATATCAAGAATTTTGCGTTGATAGATGCTGTAGATTTGGATTTTTCAGAAGGATTGAATATATTGACAGGAGAAACGGGTGCTGGAAAATCTATTTTGATTGATAGCATTAATTTTTTACTTGGTGAAAAAATAGGAAAGGATGTAATTAGAAAAAGCTGTGACTTTACTTTTGTAGAAGGTGTGTTTGAAATAAAATCAGAACAATTAAAGTCAATAATGCAGGATTTAGGGATTGATGATGACGAATATGTTGTTATATCAAGAGAAATGACAAAAAATGGTAAAAACGTAGCAAGAATCAATGGAAAAACTGTTACAGTAAATATGCTAAGGAAAATAAGTAAGTTTCTAATAGACATCCACGGACAACACGAGCACCAGTCTCTGCTTGATGAAAATACTCATTTGGATATTCTAGATGCCTTTTGTGGAGAGGAATTTCATAAAATTAAAATGGAATATAAAAAAACATATGATGAATTAGTATACATTGATGAAAAAATAAATGAGTTAAAAAAAGAAGAACAACTGAAATTACAAAAAATGGACATTTTAAGTTTTCAGATTAATGAAATAGCCTCAGCTCAATTAAAATTAGGCGAAGACGAAGAGCTTTCTAAAAGAAGAAATATTCTTATAAACTCTGAGAAGATATATAATACTATTGCAAGTTCATATGCACAGCTTTATCAAAGAGAGGAAGGCAGTTCTGCTTACGATGAAATAGCCATGAGCATATCACAGCTTGAGAACATAACAAAATATGATGAAAACATATTAAATATTAAAAATGAATTAGAGGAAATTTATTACAAACTTGAAGATATAATATCAAAATTAAGAAATTATAGAGATAAAGTAGAATTTAACCAAGAAGAACTGAATGTTATAGAGGAAAGACTCGATTTAATCAATAAATTAAAAAGAAAATATGGTAATACTATTGAAGAAATTATTAATTATTACGATAAAATAGTTGAAGAATACAGCACAATTGAAAAGTCCGAAGAAATATTAGACGAATTAAATAAAAAATATGATAAATTGCTAAGTGAAATTACAATTCTTGCAGATAAAATGAGTTTAAAACGAAAAGAAACTGCAGCTAAGTTATCAGCATCTATTGAAAATGAGCTCAGATATTTAGGTATGGAGAAGGCAAAGTTTAATGTTGAAGTATCCCAATTAGAAAAAATTCAATCAAGTGGGATGGATAAAGTAGTATTTTTGTTTAGCGCCAATCCAGGAGAACAGCTAAGAAAACTAAATAAGGTTGCTTCTGGTGGTGAAATGTCTAGAATTATGTTAGCAATAAAAACAGTAATAGCTGAAATAGACAAAATACCAACATTGATTTTTGATGAAATAGATACTGGTATAAGCGGTAGAACAGCTCAATCGGTTGCTGAAAAGATGTCTGTTATTTCAAAGGGCCATCAGGTTTTGTGCGTTACACACTTGCCTCAAATAGCATCTATGTCTGATAGACATTTTAAAATACATAAAATGGTATATAATGAAAATACTATAACAAAAGTTACTAAGTTAAATATCGATGAGCAAGTTGAAGAAATCGCAAGAATGGTTGGAGGTGCTCTTGTTACAGAATTAACTAAAGAGCATGCTAAGGAAATGTTAACCATAGCATTTGAGCTAAAAAATAGGATTAAAGCAGCGAATTAA
- the spo0A gene encoding sporulation transcription factor Spo0A, translating to MEERKIKIVVADDNKEFTTILSEYLRTQTDFDVVGVAKDGLEAIKLVSANHPDVLVLDIIMPHLDGLGVLEKLNSMVEVPMPKVIILSAVGQDKITQRAINLGAEYYVVKPFDMDIFSKRIRQLFANSLGTSEIRRPTITIPETITLKSSNNLESEITNIIHEIGVPAHIKGYLYLREAIHMVVDDIELLSAVTKELYPTIAQKYNTTASRVERAIRHAIEVAWSRGQVETINRIFGYTIHNDKGKPTNSEFIAMIADKLRLKQKLG from the coding sequence ATGGAGGAAAGAAAAATTAAAATCGTTGTAGCCGATGATAACAAAGAGTTTACAACAATTCTTAGCGAGTATCTAAGAACTCAAACTGATTTTGATGTAGTAGGGGTAGCAAAGGATGGACTTGAAGCAATTAAACTTGTAAGTGCAAATCATCCTGATGTGCTTGTATTAGATATTATAATGCCTCACCTTGATGGACTTGGAGTTTTGGAAAAGTTAAATTCAATGGTAGAAGTTCCTATGCCAAAGGTTATAATTCTTTCTGCAGTTGGACAGGACAAAATAACACAAAGAGCAATTAATTTAGGAGCAGAATATTATGTTGTGAAACCATTCGATATGGATATTTTTAGTAAAAGAATAAGACAGTTATTTGCAAATTCACTTGGGACATCTGAGATTAGAAGGCCGACAATAACTATCCCAGAAACAATAACTTTAAAAAGTTCAAATAATCTTGAATCAGAAATTACTAACATTATTCATGAAATTGGTGTTCCTGCACATATTAAGGGTTATTTATACTTAAGAGAAGCTATTCATATGGTGGTTGATGATATAGAATTATTAAGTGCAGTTACAAAGGAATTATACCCTACAATTGCTCAAAAGTATAATACAACTGCAAGTCGCGTAGAGAGAGCAATAAGGCATGCTATAGAAGTTGCATGGTCAAGAGGTCAGGTTGAAACAATAAATAGAATATTTGGATATACAATTCATAATGATAAAGGTAAACCAACTAACAGTGAGTTTATCGCAATGATTGCAGACAAGCTAAGATTAAAGCAAAAACTAGGTTAA
- the xerD gene encoding site-specific tyrosine recombinase XerD codes for MENVVGNFIDYLKKQRLSQNTLESYARDIKNFLQYLNRNNINFLEVKKSNIIAYFLNLQKDGRATSSISRNLASIRAFYRMLLKMDLISYDPTIELESPKIEKKLPTILSVEQVEGLLSMPNTNEPKGARDKAMLEVLYATGIRVSELVSLKLDDINLNLGYLRCNGNKERIIPLGKIAIKVLENYINNFRKKFVSNSSNEYLFLNHHGEGMTRQGFWKILKYYAKKAGIQQEITPNIIRHSFAAHLMENGADLKSLQELLGHSDISTTQIYAEISKTKISEVYKKSHPRA; via the coding sequence ATGGAAAATGTAGTTGGAAATTTTATTGATTATTTAAAAAAGCAAAGATTAAGTCAAAATACTTTAGAATCTTATGCAAGGGACATTAAAAACTTTTTACAATATCTAAATAGGAATAATATAAATTTCTTAGAAGTTAAGAAGTCTAACATAATTGCATATTTTTTGAATTTGCAAAAAGACGGTAGAGCTACATCTTCCATATCGAGAAATTTAGCTTCAATTAGAGCTTTTTATCGAATGTTATTGAAAATGGATTTAATTTCCTATGATCCTACAATTGAGTTAGAATCTCCGAAGATTGAAAAAAAATTACCTACCATTTTATCAGTTGAACAAGTAGAAGGATTGTTGTCTATGCCAAATACAAATGAACCTAAGGGTGCAAGAGATAAGGCGATGCTTGAAGTTTTATATGCAACAGGTATAAGAGTTTCAGAACTTGTTAGTTTAAAATTGGATGATATAAATTTAAATTTAGGATACTTAAGATGTAATGGAAATAAAGAAAGAATAATTCCTCTTGGTAAAATAGCTATCAAGGTATTAGAAAACTATATTAATAATTTTAGAAAAAAATTCGTTTCTAATAGTAGTAATGAATACCTTTTTTTAAATCATCATGGAGAAGGTATGACTCGCCAGGGTTTTTGGAAGATATTAAAGTATTATGCCAAAAAGGCTGGTATACAGCAAGAAATTACACCTAATATCATTAGACATTCTTTTGCAGCACATTTGATGGAAAACGGGGCCGATTTGAAATCTTTACAGGAACTATTAGGACATTCAGATATATCGACAACACAAATTTATGCGGAGATAAGCAAGACGAAAATTAGCGAAGTATATAAAAAATCACATCCAAGGGCATGA
- a CDS encoding NUDIX hydrolase, whose protein sequence is MQFFEKTIEKEYIYNGRILNLRRDKVLLPDDKIGNREIIEHNGGVGIVAITKDKKVILIRQFRKPTEEVLIEIPAGKLEKGEKPLDCAIRELEEETGKIPKSLRLLTRFYPSPGYSSEILYIYFCDEYEEGKVNLDEGEHLEAFEISIDEAINLINSGQIKDAKTIIGILMVKELI, encoded by the coding sequence ATGCAGTTTTTTGAAAAGACAATAGAAAAAGAATACATATATAATGGAAGAATACTTAATTTAAGAAGGGATAAAGTATTGCTTCCAGATGATAAAATTGGGAATAGAGAGATTATTGAACACAACGGTGGTGTAGGAATTGTAGCTATAACTAAGGATAAAAAAGTTATATTAATTAGACAGTTCAGAAAACCAACTGAAGAAGTTTTGATTGAGATACCGGCAGGTAAGCTTGAAAAGGGAGAAAAGCCTTTGGATTGTGCTATTAGAGAACTAGAAGAGGAAACTGGCAAAATACCCAAGAGTTTGAGATTATTAACAAGGTTTTACCCATCACCGGGCTATTCTTCAGAAATTTTATACATTTATTTTTGCGATGAATATGAAGAAGGAAAGGTAAATTTAGACGAAGGAGAACATTTGGAAGCATTTGAAATCAGTATTGATGAAGCAATAAATCTGATAAATAGTGGTCAGATAAAAGATGCAAAGACCATAATTGGCATACTAATGGTAAAAGAATTAATCTAA
- a CDS encoding arginine repressor translates to MKITRHSKILEIINHKDVETQEELVEELRNQGFDVTQATVSRDIKELKLIKVMSSSGKYKYAPLSHADNVLYEKLVNIFTQTVIDIEYVGNMIVIKTLSGSASAAAEAMDSLRLDGIVGTVAGDNTIFALARNPEKAHETVLKMKKLLNE, encoded by the coding sequence ATGAAAATCACAAGGCACTCCAAAATATTAGAAATAATTAATCACAAAGATGTTGAAACTCAGGAGGAACTTGTTGAGGAATTAAGGAATCAAGGATTCGATGTTACACAGGCTACTGTATCAAGGGACATAAAGGAATTGAAACTTATTAAAGTTATGTCAAGTTCAGGAAAATATAAATATGCTCCATTATCACATGCAGATAACGTATTATACGAAAAGCTTGTTAACATTTTTACTCAAACTGTAATTGACATAGAATATGTTGGAAATATGATAGTAATAAAGACGCTTTCAGGCTCAGCTTCTGCAGCAGCAGAGGCAATGGATTCATTAAGGTTGGATGGAATTGTTGGAACTGTTGCAGGTGATAACACTATTTTTGCACTTGCTCGTAATCCTGAAAAGGCACATGAAACAGTTTTAAAAATGAAAAAGCTTTTAAACGAATAG